The following proteins are co-located in the Candidatus Nanosynbacter sp. HMT-352 genome:
- the pyrD gene encoding dihydroorotate dehydrogenase (quinone), producing the protein MYKCIIKPILFLLTPDFTHKLTIFCGRLAQAFPPIRWAIRKLWSFQDKSLQQEIDGVVFNNPIGLSAGFDKNVQLSPLMEDVGFGFASGGSVTMEPRRGNLRPWFHRLPNTKSVVVYAGMPNYGLEKISDYIELNRSKIKSMPTVVSVAVIADKSTKDEFGPVVPEEYIIRDVKKAVSYIVENSLASVIEINISCPNAGKEPFIYAGTLETLLSELDSVERNVPFWVKMPHLYDLRQFDSLLKVIVEHNIQGVTVANLIKDREKVDLKDPLTDDIRGGLSGEPTRAHSLELIRYAYKNYRDKLTIIGVGGVFSAEDAYAKIKAGASLVGLITGLFFEGPQLIGRINRELSQLLKNDGFYSISEAIGADFNKKQKKSKKL; encoded by the coding sequence ATGTATAAGTGTATTATTAAGCCGATATTATTTTTATTAACACCAGATTTTACGCATAAGTTAACTATTTTTTGCGGTCGTTTGGCGCAGGCGTTTCCTCCTATTAGATGGGCTATTCGTAAATTATGGAGCTTCCAGGATAAGTCGCTACAGCAAGAAATTGATGGAGTTGTATTTAATAACCCAATAGGCTTGTCAGCGGGATTTGATAAAAATGTACAATTGTCACCTTTAATGGAAGATGTTGGATTTGGCTTTGCTTCTGGCGGATCTGTGACTATGGAGCCGAGAAGGGGAAATCTGCGACCATGGTTTCATCGATTGCCGAACACCAAATCTGTAGTTGTGTACGCTGGTATGCCGAATTATGGATTAGAGAAGATTAGTGACTACATTGAATTAAACAGATCTAAAATTAAATCAATGCCGACTGTTGTGTCTGTGGCTGTTATTGCTGATAAATCCACGAAAGACGAATTTGGGCCAGTCGTTCCGGAGGAATATATAATTCGGGATGTAAAAAAAGCGGTTAGTTATATCGTAGAAAACAGCTTGGCTAGTGTTATAGAGATCAATATTTCTTGTCCGAATGCTGGCAAGGAGCCGTTTATCTATGCTGGTACGCTAGAGACTTTATTGAGCGAATTAGATTCTGTAGAGAGAAATGTTCCTTTCTGGGTTAAAATGCCACATTTGTATGATTTGAGACAGTTCGACTCGTTATTAAAGGTTATTGTTGAGCATAATATTCAGGGTGTAACGGTAGCTAATTTAATAAAGGATCGTGAGAAGGTAGATCTTAAAGATCCTTTGACTGATGATATTAGGGGTGGATTAAGCGGCGAACCTACTCGCGCACATAGTCTAGAGCTGATTAGGTATGCATATAAAAATTATAGAGATAAACTGACTATTATTGGTGTTGGCGGAGTTTTTTCGGCCGAAGATGCATACGCTAAGATTAAGGCAGGGGCTAGTCTAGTTGGGCTTATCACTGGGCTGTTTTTCGAAGGTCCGCAGCTAATTGGGCGAATAAATCGCGAGTTGTCTCAGCTTCTAAAAAATGACGGTTTTTATAGTATTTCTGAGGCGATTGGCGCTGATTTTAATAAAAAGCAAAAAAAGTCGAAAAAACTTTGA